The following are from one region of the Deltaproteobacteria bacterium genome:
- a CDS encoding excinuclease ABC subunit A, whose product MNKAIHIAGAREHNLKNLTLDIPRDQLVVVCGPSGSGKSTLAFDIVYAEGQRRYVESLSAYARQFLPQMDKPAIDAIEGLTPAISLEQQTVSKNPRSTVGTVTEIYDFLRVFYARLGVPCCPECGDPIQAQSSDEIIGRILDLPEGTKFMLLAPLVDHKKGTHADLFKKLKSQGFARVRIGGEIVPLDPTPELAKNQKHAIDLVVDRLVLKPDLRKRLADSVELGLKSGEGRVIVSIIGGEDLFFSTDAVCPKCGLSLPKPSPQLFSFNSPQGACPHCSGLGTVEYYEPALLAPNNGLSLRQGAILPWKGRGLDRFAPDLERLGAAHGFTLDTPLGALSDTARHALFHGAEAWPGVIHFLEQGQNLGPIWRDELARFRQTTDCPVCHGARLRPESLAVRVDGLNIFEFCSLPIARALAWLADKTFSGVAAEIATPLLKELCHRLEFLVNVGLDYICLGRNMSTLSGGEAQRIRLAGQLGSGLVGVTYVLDEPSIGLHPRDNQRLINTLRQLQGRGNTVLV is encoded by the coding sequence ATGAACAAAGCCATCCACATCGCCGGCGCGCGTGAACACAATCTGAAAAATCTGACCCTGGACATTCCCCGCGACCAGCTCGTGGTCGTGTGCGGCCCGTCAGGTTCGGGCAAATCGACCCTGGCCTTCGACATCGTCTACGCCGAGGGGCAGCGCCGCTACGTCGAATCCCTCTCAGCCTATGCCCGCCAGTTCCTGCCGCAGATGGACAAACCGGCCATCGACGCCATCGAAGGCCTGACTCCGGCCATCTCCCTTGAGCAGCAGACCGTGTCCAAGAACCCGCGTTCCACCGTGGGCACGGTGACCGAAATTTACGATTTTCTGCGCGTCTTTTACGCCCGACTCGGCGTGCCGTGCTGCCCGGAATGCGGGGACCCGATCCAGGCCCAGAGCAGCGACGAAATCATTGGCCGCATCCTGGATCTGCCCGAAGGCACCAAATTCATGCTCCTGGCCCCCTTGGTGGATCACAAAAAAGGCACTCACGCCGATCTCTTCAAAAAACTCAAGTCCCAGGGCTTTGCCCGTGTGCGCATCGGCGGCGAGATCGTGCCCCTGGACCCCACGCCGGAGCTGGCCAAAAACCAGAAGCACGCCATCGACTTGGTCGTGGACCGCCTGGTTTTGAAGCCCGACCTGCGCAAACGCCTGGCCGACTCCGTGGAACTGGGGCTGAAATCCGGCGAGGGACGTGTCATCGTGTCCATCATCGGCGGTGAGGACCTCTTCTTTTCCACGGACGCGGTCTGCCCGAAATGCGGCCTCAGCCTGCCCAAGCCCAGCCCCCAGCTCTTTTCCTTCAACAGCCCCCAGGGCGCCTGTCCGCATTGCTCGGGCCTGGGCACGGTGGAATACTACGAACCAGCATTGCTCGCGCCCAATAACGGTCTGTCCCTGCGCCAGGGGGCCATTTTGCCCTGGAAGGGGCGCGGACTGGACCGTTTCGCGCCGGATCTGGAACGCCTCGGCGCGGCCCACGGCTTCACCCTGGACACACCCCTGGGCGCGCTGTCCGACACGGCCCGCCACGCCCTGTTCCACGGGGCCGAGGCTTGGCCCGGCGTGATCCATTTTTTGGAGCAGGGGCAAAACCTTGGCCCCATCTGGCGCGACGAGCTGGCCCGCTTCCGCCAGACCACGGACTGCCCGGTCTGCCACGGGGCGCGCCTTAGGCCCGAATCCCTGGCCGTACGCGTCGACGGCCTGAACATTTTCGAATTCTGCTCCCTGCCCATTGCCCGCGCCCTGGCCTGGCTTGCGGACAAAACGTTTTCCGGCGTGGCCGCCGAGATCGCCACCCCGCTCTTAAAAGAGCTCTGCCACCGCCTGGAATTTCTGGTCAACGTCGGCCTGGATTACATCTGCCTGGGCCGCAACATGTCCACCCTGTCCGGCGGCGAGGCCCAGCGCATCCGTTTGGCCGGGCAGCTCGGCTCCGGCTTGGTCGGGGTGACCTACGTTCTGGACGAACCGAGCATCGGCCTGCATCCGCGTGACAACCAGCGCCTCATCAACACCCTGCGCCAACTCCAGGGCCGGGGCAACACGGTGCTGGTG
- a CDS encoding flavin reductase family protein, giving the protein MKRSLGPKTLAQPAPLWIIGSYDEAGKPNAMAAAWGGICCSKPPCVAVSLREDRHSYAAILNRRAFTISVPSANYAEQADYFGVASGKNVDKFAATGLTPVRSDVVDAPYVGEFPLILECALVRTVALGMHIQFVGEVMDVKAEEDVLDASGYPDIAKVRPVIFTPVTRAYHTVGDYLGQAFEIGQVFSSKS; this is encoded by the coding sequence ATGAAACGCTCTCTCGGGCCCAAAACCCTGGCCCAGCCAGCTCCTTTGTGGATCATCGGCTCCTATGACGAAGCCGGCAAGCCCAACGCCATGGCCGCGGCCTGGGGTGGGATTTGTTGCTCCAAGCCGCCGTGCGTGGCCGTGTCCCTGCGCGAGGACCGGCATTCCTACGCCGCCATATTGAATCGCCGGGCCTTCACCATCAGCGTGCCTTCGGCGAACTACGCCGAACAGGCCGATTATTTTGGCGTCGCCTCGGGCAAGAACGTGGACAAGTTCGCGGCCACGGGTCTGACTCCGGTCCGCTCCGACGTCGTCGACGCGCCCTATGTCGGGGAGTTTCCCCTGATCCTGGAATGCGCCCTGGTCCGCACCGTGGCCTTGGGCATGCACATCCAGTTCGTGGGCGAGGTGATGGACGTCAAGGCCGAGGAGGATGTTTTGGATGCCAGCGGCTATCCGGATATCGCCAAGGTCCGGCCGGTGATTTTCACGCCGGTCACCCGCGCGTACCATACGGTGGGCGATTATCTTGGTCAGGCCTTCGAGATTGGGCAGGTGTTCTCATCCAAGAGTTGA
- a CDS encoding GGDEF domain-containing protein, with protein sequence MTSESSNFFCSDELVRSLIRAGVPARSKWGALILYMRSLSEYDFLSVAQKQALQDLVMEAVRNRDYSEGAFTDLVRHKEQILYQPWSLKLETMFRETVALIEHARSQNILRTKEVRDLRETTIGVAVDQNVLEDMIARLQAAFTSVITHMEQDTRDLVEMSYTDPLTKLNNRRAFDRYFQTTITESLLTKRPLSLLMVDIDHFKKFNDTYGHRIGDQALVTVAGKLMGYAKKYGTTPNRAFFPARYGGEEFVVVLPGFDAREAARDAENLRVIIADYDFIIRDHNGQVLQKGIKLTVSIGVAELRPGPEETALVRLLDEADHAMYQAKAGGRNRVWIKGD encoded by the coding sequence ATGACCTCGGAAAGTTCCAATTTCTTTTGTTCCGACGAGCTGGTGCGATCGCTGATCAGGGCGGGCGTGCCGGCTCGTTCCAAATGGGGGGCGCTCATTCTGTATATGCGCTCGCTGTCCGAGTATGATTTTCTGTCCGTGGCCCAGAAGCAGGCCCTTCAGGATCTGGTCATGGAGGCGGTCAGGAACCGGGATTATTCGGAAGGCGCCTTCACGGACCTGGTCCGCCACAAGGAGCAAATTCTTTATCAACCGTGGAGTCTCAAGCTGGAGACGATGTTCCGTGAAACCGTGGCCCTGATCGAACACGCGCGTTCCCAGAATATTTTACGGACCAAGGAAGTCCGGGATTTGCGTGAAACGACCATCGGCGTCGCTGTCGACCAGAATGTTTTGGAAGACATGATCGCGCGGCTTCAGGCCGCCTTCACGTCGGTTATTACCCATATGGAGCAGGACACGCGGGATTTGGTGGAGATGAGCTACACGGACCCCCTGACCAAGCTCAACAACCGACGGGCTTTTGACCGCTATTTCCAGACCACCATCACGGAGTCGCTGCTCACCAAGCGTCCGCTGAGTTTGCTGATGGTGGACATCGATCACTTCAAGAAATTCAACGACACGTATGGTCATCGTATCGGGGATCAGGCCCTGGTCACGGTGGCCGGCAAGCTCATGGGCTACGCCAAAAAATATGGCACGACGCCCAACCGGGCCTTTTTCCCCGCCCGGTATGGAGGCGAGGAGTTCGTGGTCGTCCTGCCAGGATTCGACGCCAGGGAAGCGGCCCGGGACGCCGAGAATTTGCGCGTCATCATCGCCGACTACGATTTCATCATCCGCGATCACAACGGCCAGGTCCTGCAAAAAGGCATCAAGCTTACCGTGTCCATTGGCGTGGCCGAACTTCGGCCCGGCCCCGAGGAAACGGCCCTCGTCCGCCTTCTGGATGAGGCCGACCATGCCATGTACCAGGCCAAGGCCGGTGGCCGAAACAGGGTCTGGATCAAGGGCGACTAG
- a CDS encoding glycosyl transferase family 1: protein MPDWARNVQASAFMPARPIRVKIKNELGLPTSLPSGEQYHRLTGTGPDVVVWGLGPDSAACVRLCPEAPRVFWIEAPDFEVQMPPSWHAAIPSHWIRVDPRRAPSLSRTCQTLIYEPNFRLFPSFWHPLAAHLRAMPGGMSIPAIWLPAPANALVVPELAKAAQNLGLAPRRLPASLAVADLTKRLEQETPTLFVSVNFHGLDPYGENQALLEAAGVPVVVWCVDNPFHLLSSQKNHLWKKLPLAVTDEWFVPPLRQLGARPVHLPLATDPDLFAPGPVCPNGRDLLFVGRSRFPDRDAFFAASSVSDTLLLAAKSLPGRQAHFGWWHDKRGGQPWPGADVRNTGLGAELASERWRIEILRALSHTETLTIVGDAAWTKLVPAARHLPPVDYYAGLAQTHARASFCLNLTSLLLPHGLTQRHFDVWASGGFLLTDTTPGLAIFPPELVAAVSFEDPGRVHDLIRDFATNPDRKNELRRAWQAHILAEHVYTRRLERILSFARNGL, encoded by the coding sequence ATGCCGGACTGGGCCCGGAACGTTCAAGCGAGCGCCTTCATGCCAGCCAGACCCATACGTGTAAAGATTAAAAACGAGCTTGGACTCCCTACCTCGCTCCCCAGCGGAGAGCAATACCACCGTCTGACCGGAACCGGGCCAGACGTGGTTGTCTGGGGCCTGGGTCCGGACAGCGCGGCCTGCGTCAGGCTTTGTCCGGAAGCGCCCCGGGTCTTCTGGATCGAGGCGCCGGACTTCGAGGTCCAGATGCCGCCCTCCTGGCACGCGGCCATCCCGTCCCATTGGATTCGCGTCGATCCAAGGCGCGCCCCGAGCCTGTCGCGGACCTGCCAAACCCTGATCTACGAGCCCAATTTCCGCCTTTTCCCCTCTTTTTGGCATCCCCTGGCCGCCCACCTGCGCGCGATGCCGGGCGGTATGTCGATACCGGCCATCTGGCTGCCCGCCCCGGCCAACGCCCTTGTCGTGCCGGAGTTGGCCAAGGCCGCCCAAAACCTTGGTCTGGCACCCCGGCGCCTGCCGGCGTCCCTGGCCGTGGCCGACCTGACCAAACGCCTGGAGCAGGAAACGCCAACGCTCTTCGTGAGCGTCAACTTCCACGGCCTGGACCCATACGGCGAAAACCAGGCCCTGCTCGAAGCAGCGGGCGTTCCGGTCGTGGTCTGGTGCGTGGACAATCCCTTCCATCTGCTCTCGTCCCAAAAAAACCACCTGTGGAAAAAACTTCCCCTGGCCGTGACCGACGAGTGGTTCGTGCCGCCCTTGCGCCAACTCGGCGCCCGGCCCGTCCACCTGCCCTTGGCCACGGACCCGGACCTTTTCGCTCCCGGCCCAGTCTGCCCCAACGGCCGGGATCTGCTTTTTGTCGGTCGGAGCCGTTTTCCGGACCGGGACGCCTTTTTCGCCGCCAGCTCCGTGTCCGACACCCTGCTCCTGGCCGCCAAAAGCCTGCCCGGTCGCCAAGCCCATTTCGGATGGTGGCACGACAAACGTGGCGGACAACCCTGGCCCGGCGCCGACGTGCGCAACACGGGGCTGGGAGCCGAGCTGGCCTCGGAAAGATGGCGCATCGAAATCCTGCGCGCCTTGTCCCACACCGAGACACTGACCATCGTGGGTGACGCGGCCTGGACAAAGCTCGTCCCCGCAGCCCGCCATCTCCCGCCCGTGGACTACTACGCCGGCCTGGCCCAAACCCATGCCCGGGCATCCTTTTGTCTGAATCTGACCAGTCTGCTCCTCCCCCACGGCCTGACCCAACGTCATTTTGATGTCTGGGCCAGCGGCGGTTTTCTGCTCACCGACACCACGCCCGGCCTGGCCATCTTCCCGCCGGAACTGGTCGCGGCCGTCAGCTTCGAGGACCCGGGGCGGGTCCATGATCTTATCCGGGATTTCGCGACCAATCCGGACCGCAAAAACGAACTGCGCCGGGCCTGGCAGGCGCACATCCTGGCCGAGCATGTCTACACCCGGCGTCTGGAACGCATTCTGAGCTTCGCCCGGAACGGGCTGTGA